A single Defluviitalea saccharophila DNA region contains:
- a CDS encoding HU family DNA-binding protein, whose protein sequence is MNKSELVAAMAAKAEMSKKDTEKVLKAFEEVVTEELAKNGKVQLVGFGTFDVAERAAREGRNPQTGEVMNIPASKAPRFKAGKALKDAVNAK, encoded by the coding sequence ATGAACAAGTCCGAATTAGTAGCAGCTATGGCTGCAAAAGCTGAAATGAGCAAAAAAGACACTGAAAAAGTATTAAAAGCTTTCGAAGAAGTAGTAACAGAAGAACTTGCTAAAAACGGAAAAGTTCAATTAGTTGGCTTTGGAACTTTTGACGTAGCAGAAAGAGCAGCTAGAGAAGGAAGAAATCCTCAAACAGGAGAAGTAATGAACATTCCTGCTTCTAAAGCACCAAGATTTAAAGCTGGAAAAGCTTTAAAAGATGCCGTAAACGCTAAGTAA
- a CDS encoding ribose-phosphate pyrophosphokinase produces the protein MRSASSEIKIFSCNAHHELAEEIARELGLKLGNAEVGRFSDGEISVRIDDKVRGADVFIIQPTSAPVNENLMELLIMMDGLRRASAGRITAVIPYYGYARQDRKTRARDPISARLVADLIQTAGAHRALVMDLHCAQIQGFFNIPVDHLVGMPLLTRYYTEKFGSLDDFVAVSPDLGSVGRTRAFASKLEIPLAIIDKRRPKANVSEIMNIIGNIEGKKVILVDDMIDTAGTITNAANTLKERGAAEVFACCTHPVLSGPAIERIEASAISELVVLNTIKLPKEKRIPKLREISVAPIMADAIHRIHEDLSISKLFD, from the coding sequence ATGAGGAGCGCTAGCAGCGAAATCAAGATTTTTTCATGTAATGCACACCATGAGTTAGCAGAAGAAATTGCAAGAGAGTTAGGACTGAAGCTGGGAAATGCAGAAGTCGGACGATTTAGCGATGGCGAAATTTCAGTACGCATCGATGATAAGGTAAGAGGAGCAGATGTATTTATTATTCAGCCTACATCCGCACCGGTGAACGAAAACCTGATGGAATTACTTATTATGATGGACGGACTTAGAAGAGCTTCTGCAGGAAGAATAACGGCAGTTATTCCTTACTACGGCTATGCAAGACAAGACAGAAAAACAAGAGCCAGAGATCCAATCAGCGCAAGATTGGTTGCAGATTTGATTCAAACAGCAGGAGCCCACAGGGCACTTGTAATGGATTTGCATTGTGCTCAAATTCAAGGGTTCTTTAATATTCCTGTAGATCATTTAGTCGGAATGCCTTTATTAACTCGATACTATACCGAGAAGTTCGGCTCACTGGATGATTTTGTTGCTGTTTCCCCGGACCTTGGAAGCGTGGGAAGGACTAGAGCCTTTGCGTCCAAATTAGAAATTCCTTTGGCGATTATTGACAAAAGAAGACCTAAAGCGAATGTTTCAGAAATAATGAATATCATAGGAAACATAGAAGGCAAAAAAGTGATCTTAGTAGATGACATGATTGATACTGCAGGAACCATTACCAACGCAGCCAATACTTTAAAAGAGAGAGGTGCTGCAGAGGTATTCGCTTGTTGTACCCATCCTGTATTATCCGGACCCGCTATAGAAAGAATAGAAGCATCCGCTATTTCTGAATTAGTTGTACTTAACACGATTAAACTTCCAAAAGAAAAGAGAATTCCAAAATTAAGAGAGATTTCTGTTGCACCTATTATGGCAGATGCTATTCATAGAATTCATGAGGATTTATCTATCTCTAAATTGTTTGACTAA
- the yabP gene encoding sporulation protein YabP: protein MEDKMINPKGHNIIMQDRQNLSITGVLDVLAFDEENVDIETEMGMLTIKGTELHVNKLNLEKKELEIEGEIESLVYNDGESFSKKGNSFLGKLFK from the coding sequence ATGGAAGATAAAATGATTAATCCTAAAGGTCACAATATTATCATGCAAGATCGACAAAATCTTTCTATCACAGGAGTCTTGGATGTACTTGCATTTGATGAAGAAAATGTAGATATTGAAACAGAAATGGGCATGCTCACCATAAAAGGTACCGAACTTCATGTAAACAAGCTTAATCTGGAGAAAAAAGAACTGGAAATAGAAGGTGAGATAGAAAGCTTAGTTTATAATGATGGAGAGTCTTTCTCAAAGAAAGGAAATTCATTTTTAGGAAAGCTCTTTAAATAG
- a CDS encoding RNA-binding S4 domain-containing protein: MRLDKYLKVSRLIKRRTIANEACDAGRVLINGKEAKAGTAVKVGDIIEIRFGNNVTKVEVLDVKEHVKKEDVENMYRHL; encoded by the coding sequence ATGCGTTTAGACAAATATCTTAAGGTAAGCCGTTTAATTAAAAGAAGAACCATTGCCAATGAAGCTTGTGATGCCGGAAGAGTTTTAATAAACGGAAAAGAAGCAAAAGCCGGTACAGCTGTAAAAGTAGGAGACATCATAGAAATACGCTTTGGCAATAATGTTACAAAAGTTGAAGTATTAGATGTAAAGGAACATGTTAAAAAAGAAGATGTAGAGAATATGTACAGACATTTATAA
- the spoVT gene encoding stage V sporulation protein T yields MKATGIVRRIDDLGRVVIPKEIRRTLRIREGDPLEIFTDHDGQVILKKYSPIGELGTFAKEYAEALAQTTGLITCIADKDQIIAVSGGSKKEFLDKSISQSLEKVIEERTVFTASKDDEKFIPILAEESSSNYTSELISPIIAEGDVVGAVIFLSADKNAQMGEVETKLAQSAAGFLGKQMEQ; encoded by the coding sequence GTGAAAGCTACTGGAATCGTAAGAAGAATAGATGATTTAGGACGTGTTGTTATTCCAAAGGAAATAAGAAGAACCCTTCGTATCCGAGAAGGAGACCCTCTTGAAATCTTCACAGATCACGACGGACAAGTTATTTTGAAAAAGTACTCTCCTATTGGTGAATTAGGAACCTTTGCAAAAGAGTACGCTGAAGCATTGGCTCAAACTACGGGACTCATTACCTGTATTGCGGATAAAGACCAAATCATTGCCGTTTCAGGAGGCTCTAAAAAAGAATTCCTGGATAAAAGCATCAGCCAATCCCTTGAAAAAGTTATTGAAGAAAGAACCGTATTTACCGCATCAAAAGATGATGAGAAGTTTATTCCTATTTTAGCAGAGGAATCTTCAAGCAATTATACTTCTGAACTTATATCCCCAATTATAGCTGAAGGAGATGTTGTGGGAGCGGTCATTTTCTTATCCGCTGACAAGAATGCCCAAATGGGAGAAGTGGAGACTAAGCTGGCACAATCAGCAGCAGGATTTTTAGGAAAACAAATGGAACAATAA
- a CDS encoding FtsB family cell division protein codes for MSRRKKQKKRIIGWNTLFLAIFFGMIAFKTYDLQKINKGLEKQKMEYSEKIKIEQEEQARLVKEKEYIQSDIYIEKVAREKLGLVKEDEIVFMEKTE; via the coding sequence TTGAGTAGAAGGAAAAAACAGAAGAAACGTATCATTGGCTGGAATACCCTATTCTTAGCTATATTTTTTGGCATGATTGCATTTAAAACCTATGATTTACAAAAGATAAACAAGGGATTAGAAAAACAAAAAATGGAATACAGTGAAAAAATTAAAATTGAGCAAGAAGAACAGGCACGACTTGTAAAAGAAAAAGAATATATTCAATCCGATATATATATAGAAAAGGTTGCCAGAGAAAAACTGGGACTGGTAAAAGAAGATGAAATTGTATTTATGGAAAAAACAGAATAA
- the mfd gene encoding transcription-repair coupling factor: MKNTAFSGMIQPLLELESYQKLLNNLNNHHSPILTTGIIDSQKAHLIYALQTHTDRPVIILTHNEMKAKEIYEDMQFFIKDNIYVYPSKDPLFYSADVHSIDIVRQRLNVIKALLDQKNPVIVLSVEALLDRLVRKDVFKTFIINLSVGDIVSTDELTRQLVLMGYEHVELVESPGQFAIRGGIIDIYSGTLPHPYRIELWDDEIDSIRQMDPLTQRSSEKSEQIEIFPMRELVFTEEVIQESIVRIAEESKKRLKQMEKKGLIEQKEILSKTVDAFLEKIKNQKTFQGIEGYVRYFYEDTVTLTDYLDKETLFIIDEPVRIKEKCFKTIQEFEESMKGRLEKGYILPRQMETLFRYEDVLDSIKDFDTILMTMLTHTIKDFTIKESLQFPVKSINSFYKQMDILEKDLTFWKQKNCRILILAGPRSKGERLQKELSEKNIISTYRSDLSEPIEKGQIIISHGSLHRGFEYGMIDFVIISDKEVFGEEKKKRKVKKKPKGSKIESFTDLSIGDYVVHENHGIGIYQGIEKIVVDNVSKDYLKIRYADSGNLYVSVNQMDLIQKYIGAEGKGPKLNKLGGSEWVKTKARVKKAVADLAKELIELYAKRQNNRGFRYSPDTVWQKEFEDMFPYEETGDQITAIEEVKKDLESDKIMERLLCGDVGYGKTEVAIRAAFKVVQDGKQVAYLVPTTILAQQHYNTFVQRMKDFPVKVGILSRFRTPKEQKETIEQLRKGMIDIIIGTHRLLSKDIVFKDLGLLIIDEEQRFGVTHKEKLKYLKENVDVLTLTATPIPRTLHMSLVGIRDMSVLEEPPEERYPVQTYVMEYNPEFVRDAIHRELGRNGQVYYLHNRVKNIDKIAAKIQEMVPEAVVSYAHGQMSERELENIMMDFINGEIDVLVCTTIIETGLDIPNVNTIIIQDADYMGLSQLYQLRGRVGRSNRIAYAYLMYQKDKVLQEAAEKRLQAIKEFTEFGSGFKIAMRDLEIRGAGNLLGEQQHGHMEAVGYDLYCKLLEEAVREEKGEILQEAFETSIELNVNAYIPARFISNEMQKLEIYKKIASIQTEQDYFDLQEEIEDRYGDLPRSVQNLLEIALIKSEAHALDILSIAQKGNKVNFTFKKDARIDPIKIPELLSKYNRKLTFAAAENPYFIYHVSDEEKETLIRYIKNLLQDMKGLKLE; encoded by the coding sequence TTGAAAAATACTGCTTTTAGCGGAATGATACAGCCGCTGCTTGAATTGGAATCTTATCAAAAGTTACTAAACAATTTAAATAATCACCATTCCCCTATACTGACAACAGGCATCATAGACTCACAAAAAGCCCATCTGATTTATGCTCTGCAAACCCATACAGACAGACCGGTCATTATTCTTACACATAACGAAATGAAAGCAAAAGAAATCTATGAGGACATGCAGTTTTTTATAAAGGACAATATATATGTTTATCCTTCAAAGGACCCTCTTTTTTACAGTGCAGATGTTCACAGCATTGATATTGTAAGGCAAAGATTAAACGTTATAAAGGCATTACTAGATCAAAAAAATCCAGTTATTGTCTTATCGGTCGAAGCTTTGTTAGACAGGCTGGTTAGAAAAGATGTTTTTAAAACCTTTATTATAAATCTTTCAGTAGGAGATATAGTATCCACTGACGAACTTACCCGTCAATTGGTTTTGATGGGTTATGAACATGTAGAATTGGTAGAAAGCCCCGGGCAGTTTGCCATCAGGGGAGGCATTATAGACATTTATTCCGGGACCTTGCCCCATCCCTATAGAATAGAACTCTGGGACGACGAAATAGATTCTATAAGACAGATGGATCCATTGACCCAAAGATCTTCTGAAAAGTCAGAACAAATAGAGATATTTCCCATGAGAGAACTGGTATTTACAGAAGAAGTAATTCAAGAGTCTATTGTCCGTATAGCAGAAGAAAGTAAAAAGCGCCTTAAACAGATGGAGAAAAAAGGTCTTATAGAGCAGAAAGAAATTTTATCTAAAACAGTAGATGCATTTTTAGAAAAGATAAAAAATCAAAAGACTTTTCAAGGCATAGAAGGATATGTCAGATATTTTTATGAAGATACGGTGACTTTGACAGATTATCTGGACAAAGAAACTTTATTTATTATAGATGAACCAGTCAGGATCAAGGAAAAGTGCTTTAAAACCATTCAAGAGTTTGAAGAAAGTATGAAGGGAAGATTAGAAAAAGGCTATATTCTTCCCCGCCAAATGGAAACCCTGTTTAGATATGAAGATGTTTTAGACAGCATTAAAGATTTTGACACTATTTTAATGACCATGCTGACCCATACCATAAAAGACTTCACAATCAAGGAAAGCCTGCAGTTTCCGGTTAAATCCATCAATTCTTTCTATAAGCAGATGGATATCTTAGAGAAGGATTTGACCTTCTGGAAGCAGAAAAATTGCCGAATTCTTATTTTGGCAGGACCCAGAAGCAAGGGAGAGAGGCTGCAAAAAGAACTCTCCGAAAAAAATATTATTAGTACCTACAGAAGTGATTTATCGGAGCCTATAGAGAAGGGACAAATTATCATTTCCCACGGAAGCCTTCATAGGGGCTTTGAATACGGAATGATTGATTTTGTTATTATCTCTGATAAAGAAGTCTTTGGGGAAGAAAAGAAAAAGAGAAAAGTCAAAAAGAAACCCAAAGGTTCAAAAATCGAAAGTTTTACGGACCTTTCCATAGGGGATTATGTGGTTCATGAAAACCATGGTATTGGTATTTATCAGGGAATTGAGAAAATCGTCGTAGATAATGTCAGCAAAGATTACTTAAAGATTCGCTATGCGGATAGTGGAAATCTATACGTTTCTGTCAATCAAATGGATTTGATTCAAAAATATATAGGTGCAGAAGGCAAAGGACCTAAGCTTAACAAGCTTGGGGGAAGCGAATGGGTAAAGACCAAGGCAAGGGTTAAAAAAGCAGTGGCGGATTTAGCCAAAGAGCTTATTGAACTCTATGCAAAAAGACAAAACAACCGGGGATTCAGATACAGTCCTGACACAGTCTGGCAAAAAGAATTTGAAGACATGTTTCCTTATGAAGAGACCGGTGATCAGATTACTGCCATTGAAGAAGTCAAAAAAGATTTAGAAAGTGATAAAATCATGGAACGTCTTCTTTGCGGAGACGTTGGCTATGGAAAAACAGAAGTAGCCATACGGGCTGCTTTTAAAGTGGTTCAGGACGGCAAGCAGGTAGCTTATCTTGTACCTACCACCATTTTGGCACAGCAGCATTATAATACCTTTGTGCAAAGGATGAAGGACTTCCCTGTAAAAGTGGGGATATTATCCCGTTTCCGTACTCCTAAAGAGCAAAAGGAGACCATTGAGCAGTTAAGAAAAGGCATGATTGATATCATTATAGGCACCCACAGACTCTTATCCAAGGATATTGTATTTAAAGATCTAGGACTCTTAATTATAGATGAAGAGCAGAGATTCGGAGTTACCCATAAGGAAAAATTAAAATATCTGAAAGAAAATGTAGACGTTTTAACCCTAACGGCGACCCCTATTCCAAGGACTCTTCACATGAGCCTTGTAGGCATCAGAGACATGAGTGTCTTAGAAGAGCCCCCGGAAGAAAGGTATCCTGTACAAACCTATGTCATGGAGTACAATCCCGAATTCGTAAGAGATGCAATTCATCGTGAGCTTGGAAGAAACGGACAGGTATATTATCTGCACAATCGTGTAAAGAACATTGATAAAATTGCAGCCAAAATTCAAGAGATGGTACCGGAAGCTGTGGTATCCTACGCCCATGGACAGATGAGCGAAAGAGAATTAGAAAATATCATGATGGACTTTATCAATGGAGAAATTGATGTTTTGGTTTGTACCACGATTATAGAAACCGGTCTTGATATACCCAATGTAAATACAATTATTATCCAGGACGCAGACTATATGGGGTTATCCCAGCTTTATCAATTAAGAGGCAGAGTGGGGCGTTCCAATCGAATTGCCTATGCTTACCTTATGTATCAAAAAGATAAGGTGCTGCAGGAAGCAGCCGAAAAAAGGCTTCAGGCCATTAAAGAATTCACAGAATTCGGTTCAGGCTTTAAGATTGCCATGCGGGATTTAGAAATCAGAGGGGCAGGCAATCTGCTTGGAGAACAGCAGCATGGCCATATGGAAGCGGTAGGATATGATTTATACTGCAAACTCTTAGAAGAAGCTGTTCGGGAAGAAAAAGGAGAAATCCTGCAGGAAGCCTTCGAAACATCCATAGAATTAAATGTCAATGCGTATATCCCTGCCAGATTTATCAGCAATGAAATGCAAAAACTAGAAATCTATAAAAAGATCGCCTCCATACAAACCGAGCAGGATTATTTCGATTTGCAGGAAGAAATTGAAGACAGATATGGAGACCTTCCAAGAAGTGTTCAAAATCTGTTAGAAATCGCCCTTATAAAATCTGAAGCCCATGCCTTAGACATACTATCCATTGCTCAAAAGGGAAATAAAGTAAATTTTACCTTCAAAAAAGATGCCCGTATAGATCCTATAAAGATTCCGGAGCTGCTTAGTAAGTACAATAGAAAATTGACTTTTGCAGCTGCTGAAAACCCTTATTTCATATATCATGTATCCGATGAAGAAAAAGAGACACTTATCAGATATATTAAGAATTTATTACAGGATATGAAAGGTTTGAAGTTAGAATAA
- a CDS encoding peptidylprolyl isomerase has translation MGFKKGMTAILSILIIVGVMLTGCSNKNDYVAAINDGKVSVEEYKVYLWRIKQVYQSIGQEDIWETKFDGKPAEEVAKERALDSIKSIKLQVQEAKKMKLSLTDEEKEQVKARAGILKSEIGEEEIKNMGISNTTIEKIAEENILSQKLYEAITKDFVVNKEEFEEFFEQNKESLKQVRAKHILLKTHDIKDGKLEALSEEEQEEAYKKAQEALERAKAGEDFAALVQEYSEDEASLPSDGEYVFGRNQMEPAFEAASFELKVGEISDLVETSYGYHIIKLEEIIEPDKEETEQSYYDLEKQSFYQSKVQEWMNQATVEINQEVWDTIKVKE, from the coding sequence ATGGGCTTTAAAAAAGGAATGACAGCGATATTATCCATATTGATAATTGTAGGTGTTATGTTAACTGGCTGCTCCAATAAAAATGATTATGTAGCAGCCATTAATGACGGAAAAGTAAGTGTAGAAGAGTATAAAGTCTATTTGTGGCGAATCAAACAGGTATACCAAAGTATAGGGCAAGAAGATATTTGGGAAACAAAATTTGATGGTAAGCCGGCGGAAGAAGTGGCAAAGGAAAGAGCCCTGGATTCCATTAAATCTATTAAGCTTCAGGTTCAGGAAGCCAAAAAGATGAAGCTTTCTTTAACTGACGAAGAAAAAGAGCAGGTAAAGGCAAGGGCAGGTATCCTTAAATCGGAAATCGGCGAAGAAGAAATAAAGAATATGGGTATTTCAAACACAACCATCGAAAAGATCGCAGAAGAAAACATCCTCAGTCAAAAGTTATATGAAGCGATTACAAAGGATTTTGTTGTCAATAAAGAAGAGTTCGAAGAATTTTTCGAGCAAAATAAAGAAAGTTTAAAGCAGGTAAGAGCCAAACACATTTTATTAAAAACCCATGATATAAAAGACGGCAAATTAGAGGCCCTTTCGGAAGAAGAACAAGAGGAAGCTTATAAGAAGGCACAAGAAGCTTTAGAAAGGGCTAAAGCAGGAGAAGACTTCGCTGCTTTAGTACAAGAATATTCAGAGGATGAGGCCTCCTTACCTTCTGACGGAGAATATGTCTTTGGAAGAAATCAAATGGAACCGGCTTTTGAAGCTGCATCCTTTGAGTTAAAGGTTGGGGAAATCAGCGACTTGGTTGAAACAAGCTACGGATATCATATTATAAAGTTAGAAGAAATTATCGAACCGGACAAGGAAGAAACAGAGCAAAGCTATTATGATTTAGAAAAGCAAAGCTTTTATCAGTCTAAAGTACAAGAATGGATGAATCAGGCAACCGTCGAGATTAATCAAGAAGTTTGGGACACAATCAAAGTAAAAGAATAA
- the glmU gene encoding bifunctional UDP-N-acetylglucosamine diphosphorylase/glucosamine-1-phosphate N-acetyltransferase GlmU: protein MSISDTRGLSTIILAAGEGTRMKSKKSKVLHKVLGKSLIQHVINAAKYAGSEKTCLVIGYKGEEVKEAIGDGVEYAVQKERLGTGHAVMQAESFIGEEGDILVLYGDTPLITGETLKNMIETHRKEQNGVTILSAIVEDPTGYGRIIRDESGNFVKNVEHKDANEEELKVREINGGMYCFQAKLLKEALKELTNDNVQGEYYLTDTLHIILSKGYKVNAMIVKDTNEILGVNSRAQLSEVTQIMKRRINKKFMDEGVTIIDPENTYIEPDVSIGIDTIIYPGSIIQGETVIGEDCIIGPNTRIEHAKIGNDVSIESSVVLESEIGLSTTVGPFAYIRPNSKIGSHIKIGDFVEVKNSTIGNHTKVSHLTYIGDADVGANVNFGCGTVIVNYDGRKKHRTTIEDGAFIGCNTNLVSPVTVHKEAYTAAGSTITEDVPSRALGIARARQINKENWVDKKNNR from the coding sequence ATGAGTATTTCAGATACAAGGGGATTATCAACAATCATACTGGCTGCCGGGGAGGGCACCAGAATGAAATCCAAAAAATCAAAGGTATTACATAAAGTACTGGGCAAAAGTCTGATACAACATGTGATCAATGCTGCAAAATATGCAGGAAGTGAGAAAACTTGCCTTGTCATCGGATATAAAGGCGAAGAAGTAAAAGAAGCTATCGGAGATGGTGTAGAATACGCAGTCCAAAAAGAAAGACTGGGTACTGGCCATGCAGTGATGCAGGCAGAGTCCTTTATTGGAGAAGAAGGGGATATCCTTGTATTATATGGCGATACCCCACTGATTACCGGAGAAACTTTAAAAAATATGATCGAAACCCATAGAAAAGAACAAAATGGTGTAACCATTTTATCGGCTATCGTAGAAGATCCTACGGGCTATGGAAGAATCATAAGAGACGAAAGTGGAAACTTTGTAAAAAATGTTGAACACAAGGATGCTAATGAAGAAGAATTAAAGGTAAGAGAAATTAACGGAGGCATGTATTGTTTTCAGGCAAAACTCTTAAAGGAAGCCTTAAAGGAGCTTACTAATGATAATGTTCAGGGAGAATATTATCTTACGGATACTCTTCATATTATTTTATCTAAGGGCTATAAGGTTAATGCAATGATTGTTAAAGATACCAATGAGATATTAGGCGTTAATTCAAGGGCGCAGCTTAGTGAAGTAACCCAGATTATGAAAAGACGCATTAATAAAAAATTTATGGATGAAGGAGTTACTATCATAGACCCTGAAAATACCTATATTGAACCGGATGTTTCAATTGGAATAGACACCATTATATATCCTGGTTCTATTATCCAAGGGGAAACGGTGATTGGAGAAGACTGCATTATAGGGCCAAATACAAGAATAGAGCATGCAAAGATAGGCAATGATGTAAGTATTGAATCCAGCGTTGTTTTAGAGAGCGAAATCGGTTTAAGCACCACCGTAGGACCCTTTGCTTATATCAGGCCGAACAGCAAAATTGGAAGTCATATAAAGATTGGTGATTTTGTTGAAGTAAAAAATTCTACTATAGGCAATCATACAAAAGTATCCCACTTAACTTATATTGGAGATGCCGATGTGGGAGCGAACGTTAATTTTGGCTGTGGTACGGTTATTGTAAACTATGACGGACGTAAAAAACATAGAACGACCATTGAGGACGGAGCATTTATAGGATGCAATACGAACCTGGTTTCTCCCGTTACCGTTCATAAAGAAGCTTATACAGCAGCAGGATCTACCATTACGGAAGATGTACCTTCAAGGGCTTTAGGAATCGCCAGAGCAAGGCAGATCAATAAAGAAAATTGGGTGGATAAGAAAAATAATCGTTAG
- the yabQ gene encoding spore cortex biosynthesis protein YabQ, with protein MIVSISEQAQIFIAAVEAGIIIGIFYDVFRIIRKIIPHPDWLIQLEDLIYWIIVSGFMFFVLFSKNYGEIRGFALLGAFLGNVTYFFTFSIFLMKISDWIIYWIKRIIRGLIRIVLIPIKIILKILSYPYKWIARPMRILRVRTKILIHKSKNRVKRKSKQMLRELYIMYKKV; from the coding sequence TTGATTGTATCTATTAGTGAGCAGGCGCAGATCTTTATTGCTGCCGTTGAAGCAGGGATCATTATAGGTATTTTTTATGACGTATTCCGTATCATCAGAAAGATTATTCCCCATCCCGACTGGCTCATTCAGTTAGAAGACTTGATTTATTGGATCATCGTATCCGGTTTTATGTTTTTTGTACTCTTTAGCAAAAACTATGGAGAGATTAGGGGATTTGCACTACTAGGAGCTTTTCTTGGAAATGTAACATACTTTTTTACTTTTAGTATTTTCCTTATGAAAATTTCCGACTGGATCATTTATTGGATCAAAAGGATTATCCGGGGACTTATAAGAATTGTCCTTATACCTATCAAAATCATTTTGAAAATACTTTCTTACCCCTATAAATGGATTGCTCGTCCTATGAGAATCCTGAGGGTGAGAACTAAAATCCTTATACATAAATCAAAGAATAGGGTAAAACGCAAATCTAAACAAATGTTAAGGGAACTTTATATCATGTATAAAAAAGTGTAA
- the pth gene encoding aminoacyl-tRNA hydrolase yields MFAVIGLGNPGMQYETTRHNVGFEVIERLAYENQIQVNKKKHHALIGEGTIAGQRVVLAKPQTYMNLSGQSVIEIMNWYKIDKNHIIIIYDDISLPIGQIRIRTKGSAGGHNGIKNIIAHLNSQEFPRVKVGVGEKPPGWDLADYVLSRFTKEEIPEMVESIKIASDAVETIIREGSASAMNKFNQRIRE; encoded by the coding sequence ATGTTTGCAGTTATAGGATTAGGAAATCCCGGAATGCAGTATGAAACAACAAGGCATAATGTCGGGTTTGAAGTGATTGAAAGATTAGCCTATGAAAATCAAATTCAAGTCAATAAGAAAAAACACCATGCATTAATCGGGGAAGGAACGATTGCCGGACAAAGAGTCGTTTTGGCAAAGCCTCAGACTTATATGAATCTTAGCGGTCAAAGCGTGATAGAAATTATGAATTGGTATAAGATTGACAAAAATCATATAATTATAATATATGACGATATAAGCCTGCCCATTGGACAGATAAGAATTCGTACCAAAGGCAGTGCAGGAGGACATAACGGCATAAAAAATATTATAGCTCATTTAAATTCTCAGGAATTTCCACGAGTGAAAGTTGGCGTAGGAGAAAAACCTCCGGGATGGGACTTAGCCGACTATGTATTAAGTCGTTTTACTAAAGAAGAAATACCAGAAATGGTTGAGAGTATTAAAATCGCTTCAGATGCTGTGGAAACCATTATAAGAGAAGGCAGTGCCTCTGCCATGAATAAATTTAATCAGCGGATAAGGGAGTGA
- the mazG gene encoding nucleoside triphosphate pyrophosphohydrolase translates to MVKKEKYTYEDLLVIMRTLRGENGCAWDLKQTHESLLPNLLEESYEVIDAIKKGDQESLKEELGDLLLQIVFHSRIAEENKEFTIDDVIDGICKKLILRHPHIFGDTTVESTEEILQNWEQIKKKEKGFESQTEVLKSVPEVLPALVRAYKVQAKAAHVGFDWTDIKDALDKVNEEFEEFREAHKSGNNEHIMEEYGDLLFSIVNIARFLKINPEFALTNTIEKFINRFEYVENTAISRDRRLEDMTLEEMDKLWEESKLKVSKIE, encoded by the coding sequence ATGGTCAAAAAAGAAAAATATACTTATGAAGACCTCTTGGTAATTATGAGAACTCTAAGGGGTGAAAATGGTTGTGCCTGGGATTTAAAACAAACCCATGAGAGCCTTCTTCCGAATCTTCTTGAAGAAAGTTACGAAGTGATAGACGCCATTAAAAAAGGTGATCAGGAGAGTTTAAAAGAAGAACTGGGAGATTTGCTTCTGCAGATCGTATTTCATTCAAGAATTGCCGAAGAAAATAAGGAATTTACAATAGACGATGTCATAGACGGCATTTGTAAAAAGCTCATTTTGCGGCATCCGCATATTTTTGGAGATACAACTGTAGAGTCTACGGAAGAAATTTTACAGAATTGGGAGCAGATTAAGAAAAAAGAAAAAGGCTTTGAAAGCCAAACAGAAGTTTTAAAAAGCGTTCCCGAAGTACTTCCTGCCCTTGTCAGAGCTTATAAAGTGCAGGCAAAGGCAGCACATGTAGGGTTCGATTGGACAGATATAAAAGATGCACTGGACAAAGTTAACGAAGAGTTCGAGGAGTTCAGGGAAGCCCATAAATCAGGAAATAACGAACATATAATGGAAGAATATGGGGATTTATTATTTTCTATTGTAAATATTGCTAGATTTTTAAAAATAAATCCTGAATTTGCCTTGACAAATACGATAGAAAAGTTTATAAATAGATTTGAATACGTTGAAAATACTGCAATTTCAAGGGATAGAAGGTTAGAAGACATGACTCTCGAAGAAATGGACAAGTTATGGGAGGAATCTAAGCTTAAAGTCTCTAAAATTGAGTAG